The stretch of DNA TCGAAGAAGGGGCGCCTCAGTGTGGGGAAGACAGTTGAGAAGCCATCGAGTGAATTGGATGTTTGGGAGCAATCGATAGTTGAATGCGAGCCCGTGGAATTGGTGGCATCGGTGTTTGCGGCGATTGATCTGCAGGACAGCGATACCCTCATAGGGCTTCTGTGTGGGGCTATCAAACTCATGGCCACCACACGGCATCAGCCGGACAACATTTTGCTGCTGTCTCTGCTGTACCTGTCCAAACTCCGGCCAAATCTCTTTGCCAACGACATCGTCACATCGGCCCTTGTGGGTGTGCTGAAGCAGCATCAGATGCAACAGCAGCAGCTCCAGAGTCAAGGTCCGAGCTTCCTCGAACGCTCCCGCACGAATACCATTGTCCAGGTGATGGTGACAAATCTCCTCATGCGAGGATACCACGACAAGGCGCAATGGCCTGATAGTTTCATCCACCTCTTCATGGAGGATGCAATAAATGAGCGCATCTGGGTGGACAATGATGACTGCCAGTGCTTTGTTGAGAATATCTGTGCACAATTTGGCACCAAAGTCCCCCCGAAGAATATTCTCACGTCCGAAATCACAACACTTGCTGCCGCTTCCGGAAGTTCCGCCGGGGCAAAGGACACCGTGACAATTGACGAAGAATCCTCGGAATCAATGCAGAGTAATGACATGAAATCCGGCTCTGATAGCCTCCACGATGTTGTGCGGAAGCCACGATTCCCCCACATTGCGGGAACAATTGAGAAACTTGTCGTGGATATGGTCAAAGAGACCCTCAATCGTCGTACATCCCCTGAATCATCCACAAAGAACTTCCTGCGCTTTCTCTCGTCAGTCTGTGGCATTCCTGAGGTTCGTGCTCAGGCTATTTCCCGCTTAGAGTTGTGGATACACAGTGGGAAGCTCCTGAAGCCCGCACAGGAACTCCTGGCTTACATTTGCTTCAATATTAACGGGAAAATTGCGCGCGATCACGAAGTCCTCACGAATCTCGTGAAAATTCGCCTCAAAACAAAGCAAAGTATCAATGTTTCCCTCCTCTGTATCCGGGAAATTGTCAAGCAGCAACCGGATCTTCTGCCCATTCTCCTCAAGCTTGTGGTGCAGAATGAATTGTCAAATGCCCGAAATCCCAATAATAGCGGCATGCTGGCGAGTTTATTCCAGGAACGTCCCAACGCCACGGCAAAGTGTTTAGCGGAGATCTATCAGGAATTCCTGCTGCAGCGAGAGGTGCAGCGTGAGGACTACTGCAGGACATTGAGAGTCTTCCTCAAGGAACTCGTTAAAATGCTGCGTTACGATGTGAATTTGCAGGTAAATTTTAAAGggattagttggtataccacaatcgtggccaacaccaagtattggaaaaattaaccatctcagatcgggctcaaatttggtatgagcacgtttaagtcatcccacattacgaaaatggtggtggaaaatttcattttttcgcattttcaaaatccaagatggccgccatccgccatttttaaCTAATGTCAACAACTTcctttatagctagaggtctgaaactttagtatgttgtagagctctgtgagacgttttcatcgataactcatacttgaaaatcggtcaatccgtttagcaaatatggcggcctaaagcaaaaagtgttttttcgatataactcaagaacgacttgaccgattttgaccaactcaggttcaaatgaaaggtttcaagatgccctacaactgtctagaacattccaagttccaaaaatgtccgcaagaggcgctaaaatcaaaaacaaaaattgtctaactttaaggggcaatatcccCTAATcccgatcatagatttccttgaatttttgatatgttggaGCCtaactcaatatctttcatcagtccaaaaatgaagaaaatctatgtcgccatttagaagatatagccatttgaaatattcttgaatttgaaaaattttaaatatcatatctcttgaacaaattgtccgattttgctcaacttggtatcaaattaaaggttttgcaattctctacaactttctagaacatcagaaagttctagaaccattccttgagggcaaaaagtacaaaaaactgttttgttaaaacaaaaatccgccattttgtgttctagagatgaccttgaaatgtattgaaataaatgtcagattatagcttatttcaatacctttccaaaactagtcacgaaatttctgttgGTCtcatagaaccagagatatgatcatttttatcaatgaaattgctgaatttaacaaaaaaaaatcaactttgtcTACTAATCCtgctcataaattaaattacaacgcatagattGGCCCctcctccgcgttgtggtataccaactcttataactggacgcgttatgattgactttctttttcTAGGTCTTTATAAAGTCCCTGCTGACCTTCCGGGAGGAGATCAACTACCAATTGCGTCATTTTGAATTCAAAGAGCGTGTCCTGCAGCTCATTGTTGAGATTGCCTGCCTCAGCATTGTCCTGTCAGTTTCCCCGCAAATCCGTGAAGTTGTCACGGCACAGAGGAATCTCAAGGAGACCCAGTCAAATTTTAATCCTGTCCTGAGTCAATTTTATGAGTATGTGGCCTCAATTCAGCTGGATATCCTCGCGTGGATTCACGAAGTTGTCCCATTGACATTCAAGCCAACTTCCCCGGAATATCGACAGATTCTCCTGAAGATTCTCTTCCTGGACACAATGGATCAGTACACGAAGAGTGATCAATGGCCACCGGAACCCGATCGGACGTCTCTGTTGAAGCTCGTCTCGGAGATTCCTGTGCGTGAGGATGCCCTTCTGCGGATAATCTATATTGGTGTTACGAAGGAGATTCCCTTCTCCGTGCCAGACACAATGGAAATTCTGGAGCAGATTGTCAAGAGAGCGGCACAATTTAGATTTGCCACAGATTACGCCACATTGCGCGTGAATAAGTTGGagattattgattttctcttcagTATGGCTGAGTACCATCATCCGGACAACATTACCCTCCCAACGGGCTATGAACCACCAAAATTGACAATCAGCGTCCTTTTCTGGAAGGCCATTAACATCCTCCTGCTGCTCTCGGCGCACAATCCGGAGACAATTGGGGCCTTTTGCTGGGAACACTATCCCCTGATGCGTACCCTCATGGAAGTTTGTATTACAAATCAATTTGCAGagctgaagaaaattgaggataatGCAAAGTTGGCTGTGGCGGAAAAATCGCAAATTTTGGAATTTGAATCCCATTTAGCAGCTGCAACGTCCAAAGTTATCATCACGGAGCAGAATAGCTTGCTGCTGTCGCAATTGATGCTCATTGACCCAATGGGAGCTTCCCGGAAGCCACCAAATGTGATTGTGGATCAGCTAAAGGGGCTCAATGTTGCGTACAAGTTGGGGCATTTGCTGTGCCGTAGCCGTAAACCGGACTTCCTGCTGGATATCATTCAACGACACGGGACAACGCAGTCAATGCCCTGGCTGGCGGATTTAGTGCAGAATAGCGAAGGGGAATTCTGTCATCTACCCGTACAGTGCCTGTGTGAATTCCTCCTGTCCAATTCGCAGATTAATCTCGAGAATGTGCGTGATTGTGAGCTTGTGTCGTACCTGCAGAATTTGCTGCAGGTGAAAACGGATGATTCCCAAATTCCCCTGGAGGTTCTTGAGTACTTCCTCCGGAGGCTGTCGTCGACAAGCAAACAAAATCGCGATATGACCATTAAAGCCCTGAAGATCCTCTTGAAGATCTTTGAAGATGACGAGGGGGCACAGTACGCCCCCAAAGCCGAATCATCCGATTGGCTACTCAATCAACTGCCAAAAATCCCGAATTTTCTCTGTGCACGCCAATCAATTATTGTCTTCCTCCGGGCTGCGTGTCAAGTGGAGAATTGTCCACGTCTCATTATGCTGTACATTCAATTCATCGCCACGCACACCCTTGAGGATAGCCTGACGGAGATGATTGAGAATATTGTTGATATGTCCCAGTTGATTGTGGAACGTTCAACGGTTCTCTGCTACATTACGCCCAATGGGCAGGATACACTCACAGAGACACGCATCCAGACGCTAAATTGCCTCTTTGTGATGTTCAGCAACTACTTTAAGCACCTCAAGGAGCAAAAGCAGACAATTAGCTGGCCAGAGTATCAAGATGTCATCATGGTGCGCTTCTACGATGGCACAGAGCTTCCAATTCATCTCAACATCCTCCATGCTCTTGTAATCCTTCTCACCTTCTCAGGGATTCAGCCAATTAATATGGATGAGATTATTGAGTATTGGTTCCCACCGAATTCCTACATTCCCACGGGGTGGCAAATTGAAACTGCCGAAGCTGTGCAGATACTCCCGGATTGGCTAAAGCTCAAAATGATTCGAAGCCCGGTGGATCGTCTTGTGGATGCAGCACTGCAGAATTTAACTCCGGATCAAGTTTTACTCTTCCTGCAGAGTTTTGGTGTGCCAACGACATCCCTGTCGAAGCTGCTTGCCCTCCTCGATAGGATTGTCATtgaaaaaagtgattttgtgGCATCGGCAGCCCTTCATCGCACCTACTTGGCgcaattgattgaaattcagCAGAGTCGTGGTGCAAAGAATGGCCATATTGCCGCACAGGCACTCCAAATTGGTGCTCCTGCACTGAAAAAATCCCCACAGCGTGTGAAGAAATCCCTCCCGGACATCCCAATGCTTCCCATTGACTACAGAGACACACAATTTGATCCCCTGATTAAAATCCACAAAACAACGGATATTGATGACATCTTGCGGCAGGTGATTGTTAATGGGAATCGTGGGTATGTGCGGAAGTTCCGGAAGCTGATGCAGCAACTCCTAGCTGGGGAATTGGTGGACAAAGTGTGGTACAGTGTGGGGAAGATTGCAAAGAATTTGGGGCAATTGGATGCACACAAGTGCACGTATCTCGGGGAAATCTATCGAATCCTCCTAATGGGTGCTGAAAAGACACACCGTATACCACCTGAGATGCTTCGGGAGAGTCTCCACAGGGTGCTGCAGCATCGTGAAGTGGATTCAATGCACAAGTTTAAGATGGAACACAAAGCAGGTGAGTTTATCCACTTCCCGGAATGATTTGATAggttcccggaaagtgccataagtggctggaagttgtgaattcatcatgccaaatgcatcaggaagtttctaaggaaTCTTAGGAACTGCCTTTTCAATACCCGGGCGATCCTTGATGGCATCTTCAGGTTAAAATCTGGAACTTCCTAAATGGACAGATttacatttacatttttacatttattatttcatctCAAATTTACATTTGATAGAGGATCAGCAATATCGGGGATGTTTAGCTGAGGGGAAGGAGACAGATTAAGAACGATATCTGGAGACCGCGAGGGTCTCCAGCTCGGTCAAGCTCGCAGAGGCGAAGAATTGTGCCACAGTTTTGCCGGAGAGTACACCAAGTCTCCCCGCGATGTTGTTCATTATCAGGGGGGCCAGGTAGCTGAAGCCCCTCCTAGTAGCCTCGGTCCTCGGGAGTGGGACCAAGAGAAGTTCCCTCCTGCCAGGGACCCCCGCCACGAAGCAAGGTAGGCGTTCACGATGCACCATAAGTAGAGGCGGAGGAGAGGCATAATATTCCATTGCCTGAACAGCGGCTCCGAGTGCGCCCTTCCACTGGCAAGAGGAAATCAAGAATCATCCAAGTGTTGAAAGGAATATTCCTAAGATCCTTTAGAAACTTCTTGATGTATTGAGCATGATGAATGCACAACTTTCAGCCACTtttggcactttccgggaacataGCAAAtcgttccgggaagaaaagctaatatttttttctttagcagATTACACCAATGTGAGCTTGAGGAATGAATTAATGGCTCAGGGGGAGGCAGATGGGAGCATAATAGGGGCACTGATTGAGAAGCTTCGTGGGGAGAAGGCACCACAAGGTGTGGGGATAAGTGATCGTACGGGGCTTGTGGTTGATTCGCTCGTTGATGTTGATTCGGAGCTAGTCTCACGGAATTTTAGCACTCAAATGGATCTTCTTTTTGCCACATCGCACCACAAATTTCGCTTTTACCTGCTGAGTTTGTTGAGTCATCAAACGAATTGGAAGACACTCGAAGATGTTCTCCGGAAGTTGTTGGAAACCTACGCAGAGGGCAATGATCCGGGAGctgtgttgaattttctctcaacaaTCCTCAATAATCCCAAATTGTGGCAGGCACGTGACAATAAGATGCATCGGGATACGGGAGAACGTATTGTGGAGATTGAGAAGCAACAAATACACGTTCTCGTTGAGTACGTTCTCAAGGAGGCAGATACGGAGAAACTCTGCTCCCGGATTAATCTTATTTTGCAATGTATACGCCCTGAGAGTCTTCCGGAGGTGATTGATTGTCTCGTGGATGGTACACAGAGGCACCCTATGGAGATAAGGCAGCAATTCCTGCAGCAACTCTACCTCAAGGTGCCCTTTATAAAATTCCTCCGAGATGGAGATAAACGCCTCCAGGGggtaattgagaaaaatctccagAAATTCCCGGAATGTTCAGCAGATGGTATCACGCATTGCATCCTAACGTTCATTGCCAGCTTGTCGGGTGTGAAGGAACGTCAGGAAGTGCAGGAGAGTATTGAATTGCTAGCAAGGAAACTCGCAGCGGCACATCCAACAATTGTTCTGCGACAACTCCCTGAGATTGCGGGACTCCTAAAGGGACGTGCTGAGATGgattcacaaattttccgtGCTGAGAGTCACATGATGGTCTTCAATTACTTCTTTGGCGTTCTGGAGCTCATGCAGCCGCATATTTTTGCGCGGGAGTATCAAGAGAATCTCAATACAATCCTCACGAGTTACCTTTATGCCCTGAAGCAGCATCATGCGCACAACAAGGAATTTCTCTCACTCACATATCGCTTCACGGAATTCATTGAGACGTACTTCAATACAAGCAATGGGCAGGCATTTCGCTTCATTCAGACCCACATGAAATTCTTCCAGGAGATTGCCCAGAAGAATCGAAGTGTTCCCGGATTGGGGCAATTGCTGCAGAATGTTTCACTGCAGCAACATCAGACGCCGGTTGATGGGCAAACTGCAGCGGATGTGCACGAGAAGACACTCCAACCGGTGCTCAATCGCACCTCCTACGGAATTTCCCATCATTGGGCAGCAATCATAAATCAACGCACTGACGATGAATCCTGCATCCCAACACTAATGGAGATGAGTAATGTGATGATGAAGCCAACAACGGAAATGTCCGAAGCGTACTTTGAAAAGCTTCTCACGCTCATCTTTTCGCATCTTGTGAGTCTTCGTGACACCGGCTACATCCTCCTCATACGCTACCTACGTGCCAATCCCGGCAGTTCAACAATCAATGCTAGCGCCACAAATGCCTATTTTCGTTGCTTAACCTCAGATAATCTCGCCGTTGTGGCATCTGCACTGGATGTCCTCAGTGAGATGGTCTCATGCTTGCAGGAGTCAGCACAGGATATTCTGCAGTGTGTCTTTGCAATTGGTGTCTCATCCAAACTCAATACATTCACGTGTTTGAAGAAATCCATTGGAGTTCTCAAAATGCAACATGCCTGCTGAACAGAATGATCCAATAAGTGGAAGAATCCTGCCAGGAAGACAAAAAAGAGCGACTTGACAGGACCTCATGatgtagcattttttttcttaaagaataaataaagaaattttgagaaaaagttgtttgaaattcgataaaataaaatatttctcatttggATGGGCGTATGACCCAATATGAGCCAGAGGCGTAGTCAGAAGTCTACTCAAgctagaaataaaaaaaatatgatttagaAAATGACTTAGAAGCCTAAAATGAAGAACGAGACCCTTAGAAAGGATACTAAAAGCTTTAAAACGCCTATTGGCAATTTTTACGtgcatttctaacgtttgactttttttctcaaatctttgaaattataagaaaaagaatgtctaatggtgctatgcaggaaaatcatgtcaagaaaaaatatgatcatgacatttttttttcattccctctGACTCCCACTAATATATTTCCCTATCTTTCTTATTTCTCTGACGCATGGtcacgacattttttttatggcgCATAACATTTTTTGTGCGTCCAACATGTTCGTCCAATTTTCCtagtatttggggatatttttccatggaaaagtgaaaattggatttgctgaagtgttctcagtgtCAGGAAAGcagtgaaaagaagaaatttatggTTATTTAGCGGCcaattatgtgaaaatgtgCGAAGTGAACAATCAAACATTCTGTCcctgagagggaatgacaaaaaaatgtcaagaaaaaatcgACGTGctcgaagattatgaaccatattcctatcttttaacataggagtatg from Lutzomyia longipalpis isolate SR_M1_2022 chromosome 4, ASM2433408v1 encodes:
- the LOC129795439 gene encoding integrator complex subunit 1 isoform X2, with product MERNKMIGSGRNKSKCALPPHSNELFALGKASSSTGAKPLDRKRELPSASSSTSGSLSKKGRLSVGKTVEKPSSELDVWEQSIVECEPVELVASVFAAIDLQDSDTLIGLLCGAIKLMATTRHQPDNILLLSLLYLSKLRPNLFANDIVTSALVGVLKQHQMQQQQLQSQGPSFLERSRTNTIVQVMVTNLLMRGYHDKAQWPDSFIHLFMEDAINERIWVDNDDCQCFVENICAQFGTKVPPKNILTSEITTLAAASGSSAGAKDTVTIDEESSESMQSNDMKSGSDSLHDVVRKPRFPHIAGTIEKLVVDMVKETLNRRTSPESSTKNFLRFLSSVCGIPEVRAQAISRLELWIHSGKLLKPAQELLAYICFNINGKIARDHEVLTNLVKIRLKTKQSINVSLLCIREIVKQQPDLLPILLKLVVQNELSNARNPNNSGMLASLFQERPNATAKCLAEIYQEFLLQREVQREDYCRTLRVFLKELVKMLRYDVNLQVFIKSLLTFREEINYQLRHFEFKERVLQLIVEIACLSIVLSVSPQIREVVTAQRNLKETQSNFNPVLSQFYEYVASIQLDILAWIHEVVPLTFKPTSPEYRQILLKILFLDTMDQYTKSDQWPPEPDRTSLLKLVSEIPVREDALLRIIYIGVTKEIPFSVPDTMEILEQIVKRAAQFRFATDYATLRVNKLEIIDFLFSMAEYHHPDNITLPTGYEPPKLTISVLFWKAINILLLLSAHNPETIGAFCWEHYPLMRTLMEVCITNQFAELKKIEDNAKLAVAEKSQILEFESHLAAATSKVIITEQNSLLLSQLMLIDPMGASRKPPNVIVDQLKGLNVAYKLGHLLCRSRKPDFLLDIIQRHGTTQSMPWLADLVQNSEGEFCHLPVQCLCEFLLSNSQINLENVRDCELVSYLQNLLQVKTDDSQIPLEVLEYFLRRLSSTSKQNRDMTIKALKILLKIFEDDEGAQYAPKAESSDWLLNQLPKIPNFLCARQSIIVFLRAACQVENCPRLIMLYIQFIATHTLEDSLTEMIENIVDMSQLIVERSTVLCYITPNGQDTLTETRIQTLNCLFVMFSNYFKHLKEQKQTISWPEYQDVIMVRFYDGTELPIHLNILHALVILLTFSGIQPINMDEIIEYWFPPNSYIPTGWQIETAEAVQILPDWLKLKMIRSPVDRLVDAALQNLTPDQVLLFLQSFGVPTTSLSKLLALLDRIVIEKSDFVASAALHRTYLAQLIEIQQSRGAKNGHIAAQALQIGAPALKKSPQRVKKSLPDIPMLPIDYRDTQFDPLIKIHKTTDIDDILRQVIVNGNRGYVRKFRKLMQQLLAGELVDKVWYSVGKIAKNLGQLDAHKCTYLGEIYRILLMGAEKTHRIPPEMLRESLHRVLQHREVDSMHKFKMEHKADYTNVSLRNELMAQGEADGSIIGALIEKLRGEKAPQGVGISDRTGLVVDSLVDVDSELVSRNFSTQMDLLFATSHHKFRFYLLSLLSHQTNWKTLEDVLRKLLETYAEGNDPGAVLNFLSTILNNPKLWQARDNKMHRDTGERIVEIEKQQIHVLVEYVLKEADTEKLCSRINLILQCIRPESLPEVIDCLVDGTQRHPMEIRQQFLQQLYLKVPFIKFLRDGDKRLQGVIEKNLQKFPECSADGITHCILTFIASLSGVKERQEVQESIELLARKLAAAHPTIVLRQLPEIAGLLKGRAEMDSQIFRAESHMMVFNYFFGVLELMQPHIFAREYQENLNTILTSYLYALKQHHAHNKEFLSLTYRFTEFIETYFNTSNGQAFRFIQTHMKFFQEIAQKNRSVPGLGQLLQNVSLQQHQTPVDGQTAADVHEKTLQPVLNRTSYGISHHWAAIINQRTDDESCIPTLMEMSNVMMKPTTEMSEAYFEKLLTLIFSHLVSLRDTGYILLIRYLRANPGSSTINASATNAYFRCLTSDNLAVVASALDVLSEMVSCLQESAQDILQCVFAIGVSSKLNTFTCLKKSIGVLKMQHAC
- the LOC129795439 gene encoding integrator complex subunit 1 isoform X1: MERNKMIGSGRNKSKCALPPHSNELFALGKASSSTGAKPLDRKRELPSASSSTSGSLSKKGRLSVGKTVEKPSSELDVWEQSIVECEPVELVASVFAAIDLQDSDTLIGLLCGAIKLMATTRHQPDNILLLSLLYLSKLRPNLFANDIVTSALVGVLKQHQMQQQQLQSQGPSFLERSRTNTIVQVMVTNLLMRGYHDKAQWPDSFIHLFMEDAINERIWVDNDDCQCFVENICAQFGTKVPPKNILTSEITTLAAASGSSAGAKDTVTIDEESSESMQSNDMKSGSDSLHDVVRKPRFPHIAGTIEKLVVDMVKETLNRRTSPESSTKNFLRFLSSVCGIPEVRAQAISRLELWIHSGKLLKPAQELLAYICFNINGKIARDHEVLTNLVKIRLKTKQSINVSLLCIREIVKQQPDLLPILLKLVVQNELSNARNPNNSGMLASLFQERPNATAKCLAEIYQEFLLQREVQREDYCRTLRVFLKELVKMLRYDVNLQVFIKSLLTFREEINYQLRHFEFKERVLQLIVEIACLSIVLSVSPQIREVVTAQRNLKETQSNFNPVLSQFYEYVASIQLDILAWIHEVVPLTFKPTSPEYRQILLKILFLDTMDQYTKSDQWPPEPDRTSLLKLVSEIPVREDALLRIIYIGVTKEIPFSVPDTMEILEQIVKRAAQFRFATDYATLRVNKLEIIDFLFSMAEYHHPDNITLPTGYEPPKLTISVLFWKAINILLLLSAHNPETIGAFCWEHYPLMRTLMEVCITNQFAELKKIEDNAKLAVAEKSQILEFESHLAAATSKVIITEQNSLLLSQLMLIDPMGASRKPPNVIVDQLKGLNVAYKLGHLLCRSRKPDFLLDIIQRHGTTQSMPWLADLVQNSEGEFCHLPVQCLCEFLLSNSQINLENVRDCELVSYLQNLLQVKTDDSQIPLEVLEYFLRRLSSTSKQNRDMTIKALKILLKIFEDDEGAQYAPKAESSDWLLNQLPKIPNFLCARQSIIVFLRAACQVENCPRLIMLYIQFIATHTLEDSLTEMIENIVDMSQLIVERSTVLCYITPNGQDTLTETRIQTLNCLFVMFSNYFKHLKEQKQTISWPEYQDVIMVRFYDGTELPIHLNILHALVILLTFSGIQPINMDEIIEYWFPPNSYIPTGWQIETAEAVQILPDWLKLKMIRSPVDRLVDAALQNLTPDQVLLFLQSFGVPTTSLSKLLALLDRIVIEKSDFVASAALHRTYLAQLIEIQQSRGAKNGHIAAQALQIGAPALKKSPQRVKKSLPDIPMLPIDYRDTQFDPLIKIHKTTDIDDILRQVIVNGNRGYVRKFRKLMQQLLAGELVDKVWYSVGKIAKNLGQLDAHKCTYLGEIYRILLMGAEKTHRIPPEMLRESLHRVLQHREVDSMHKFKMEHKAADYTNVSLRNELMAQGEADGSIIGALIEKLRGEKAPQGVGISDRTGLVVDSLVDVDSELVSRNFSTQMDLLFATSHHKFRFYLLSLLSHQTNWKTLEDVLRKLLETYAEGNDPGAVLNFLSTILNNPKLWQARDNKMHRDTGERIVEIEKQQIHVLVEYVLKEADTEKLCSRINLILQCIRPESLPEVIDCLVDGTQRHPMEIRQQFLQQLYLKVPFIKFLRDGDKRLQGVIEKNLQKFPECSADGITHCILTFIASLSGVKERQEVQESIELLARKLAAAHPTIVLRQLPEIAGLLKGRAEMDSQIFRAESHMMVFNYFFGVLELMQPHIFAREYQENLNTILTSYLYALKQHHAHNKEFLSLTYRFTEFIETYFNTSNGQAFRFIQTHMKFFQEIAQKNRSVPGLGQLLQNVSLQQHQTPVDGQTAADVHEKTLQPVLNRTSYGISHHWAAIINQRTDDESCIPTLMEMSNVMMKPTTEMSEAYFEKLLTLIFSHLVSLRDTGYILLIRYLRANPGSSTINASATNAYFRCLTSDNLAVVASALDVLSEMVSCLQESAQDILQCVFAIGVSSKLNTFTCLKKSIGVLKMQHAC